A genomic window from Camelus ferus isolate YT-003-E chromosome 9, BCGSAC_Cfer_1.0, whole genome shotgun sequence includes:
- the RPS16 gene encoding 40S ribosomal protein S16 isoform X1: MPSKGPLQSVQVFGRKKTATAVAHCKRGNGLIKVNGRPLEMIEPRTLQYKLLEPVLLLGKERFAGVDIRVRVKGGGHVAQIYGESQEWGTWVEGCAESKALPLGVHKADVPFLCVSSSQQYASPSPKPWWPIIRNMWMRLPRRRSKTSSSSMTGPYW; the protein is encoded by the exons ATGCCTTCCAAGGGCCCTCTGCAGTCGGTGCAGGTCTTCGGACGCAAG AAGACGGCCACGGCCGTGGCTCACTGCAAACGAGGTAACGGCCTCATCAAGGTGAACGGGCGACCCCTGGAGATGATAGAACCGCGCACACTGCAGTACAAG CTTCTGGAACCTGTTCTGCTTCTGGGTAAGGAGCGATTTGCTGGTGTGGACATCCGGGTCCGAGTGAAGGGTGGTGGTCACGTGGCCCAGATTTACGGTGAGTCCCAGGAATGGGGCACATGGGTGGAAGGTTGCGCTGAGAGCAAAGCCCTACCCTTGGGTGTTCACAAAGCTGATGTaccctttttgtgtgtgtcttcctCACAGCAATACGCCAGTCCATCTCCAAAGCCTTGGTGGCCTATTATCAGAAAT ATGTGGATGAGGCTTCCAAGAAGGAGATCAAAGACATCCTCATCCAGTATGACCGGACCCTACTGGTAG
- the RPS16 gene encoding 40S ribosomal protein S16 isoform X2, with amino-acid sequence MPSKGPLQSVQVFGRKKTATAVAHCKRGNGLIKVNGRPLEMIEPRTLQYKLLEPVLLLGKERFAGVDIRVRVKGGGHVAQIYAIRQSISKALVAYYQKYVDEASKKEIKDILIQYDRTLLVADPRRCESKKFGGPGARARYQKSYR; translated from the exons ATGCCTTCCAAGGGCCCTCTGCAGTCGGTGCAGGTCTTCGGACGCAAG AAGACGGCCACGGCCGTGGCTCACTGCAAACGAGGTAACGGCCTCATCAAGGTGAACGGGCGACCCCTGGAGATGATAGAACCGCGCACACTGCAGTACAAG CTTCTGGAACCTGTTCTGCTTCTGGGTAAGGAGCGATTTGCTGGTGTGGACATCCGGGTCCGAGTGAAGGGTGGTGGTCACGTGGCCCAGATTTACG CAATACGCCAGTCCATCTCCAAAGCCTTGGTGGCCTATTATCAGAAAT ATGTGGATGAGGCTTCCAAGAAGGAGATCAAAGACATCCTCATCCAGTATGACCGGACCCTACTGGTAGCCGATCCCCGTCGCTGCGAATCCAAAAAGTTTGGAGGTCCTGGTGCCCGTGCTCGCTACCAGAAATCCTACCGATAA